From the Limosilactobacillus panis genome, one window contains:
- the murF gene encoding UDP-N-acetylmuramoyl-tripeptide--D-alanyl-D-alanine ligase, with protein MKMKLAEIASAINAQNYISKWQDVEVTSVSFDSRHLESGALFIPLQGAHDGHQYVETAFTNGAAASLWASDHELVDHDHPLLVVTDPLKALQQLGKYYLRKINPMVVAVTGSNGKTTTKDMIASILSTQLNVTKTYANFNNEIGVPITLLNMEANTEVVVVEMGMDRFGQLDFLSKLVSPDIAVITMIGEAHIEFFGTRDRIADAKMEIVNGLKEDGTLVFNGDEPLLNERVKKITQQTVRFGRQLSDDFYATSVTDKGRAIDFTVNEWPDEQFTIPMAGEYNVNNALAAIAVGKQLHITPQHMKTALANVELTENRAEWFKSTQGAQILSDVYNSNPTAAKQVLKTISTMPVNGRRIAVLGDMLELGDAAPRLHASLAAQIDPAKIQEVYLVGSEMAALRDKLLEDGYPKEAIHYYQADQLDQLTADLKADLTDQDMVLLKASHGIHLENVLAVIKEQ; from the coding sequence ATGAAGATGAAGTTAGCGGAGATTGCTAGTGCAATCAATGCGCAAAATTATATTAGCAAATGGCAAGATGTTGAAGTAACGAGTGTTTCCTTTGACAGTCGGCACCTGGAAAGCGGCGCGTTATTTATCCCCCTTCAAGGTGCGCATGATGGCCACCAATATGTAGAAACGGCCTTCACAAACGGCGCCGCTGCTTCCCTGTGGGCCAGTGACCACGAGCTTGTTGATCATGACCACCCACTGCTGGTCGTGACCGACCCCCTCAAGGCCCTTCAACAACTTGGTAAGTACTACCTGCGTAAGATTAATCCGATGGTAGTGGCCGTTACCGGTAGTAACGGAAAGACGACCACCAAGGATATGATTGCCTCAATCCTTAGCACCCAGCTGAACGTTACCAAGACCTACGCCAACTTTAACAACGAAATCGGGGTCCCAATCACCCTCTTGAACATGGAAGCCAATACCGAAGTGGTCGTTGTTGAGATGGGGATGGACCGGTTTGGCCAGTTAGACTTCTTGAGTAAGCTGGTAAGCCCGGATATTGCCGTCATCACGATGATTGGGGAGGCCCACATTGAATTCTTCGGTACCCGTGACCGGATTGCCGATGCCAAGATGGAAATTGTCAACGGTCTAAAGGAAGACGGAACCCTCGTCTTTAATGGGGATGAGCCCCTCCTCAACGAACGGGTTAAGAAGATCACTCAGCAGACAGTGCGCTTTGGTCGGCAGCTTAGTGATGACTTCTACGCAACTAGCGTGACGGACAAGGGGCGTGCAATTGACTTCACGGTCAACGAGTGGCCAGACGAGCAATTTACCATCCCGATGGCGGGTGAATACAACGTTAACAATGCCCTGGCGGCGATTGCCGTTGGTAAGCAGCTCCACATCACTCCTCAGCATATGAAGACCGCCCTTGCCAATGTTGAATTGACGGAAAACCGGGCTGAATGGTTCAAGAGTACCCAGGGAGCCCAGATTCTGAGTGATGTTTACAATTCAAACCCCACGGCTGCAAAACAGGTCTTAAAGACGATTTCAACAATGCCAGTTAATGGACGACGGATTGCGGTCCTTGGGGACATGCTGGAACTCGGGGATGCAGCGCCACGGCTGCACGCTAGTCTTGCCGCCCAGATTGACCCGGCAAAAATTCAGGAAGTGTACCTGGTAGGGTCAGAGATGGCGGCTCTACGAGATAAGCTGCTTGAAGATGGGTATCCCAAGGAAGCTATCCACTATTACCAAGCGGACCAGCTGGACCAGCTCACCGCGGATTTAAAAGCTGATTTGACGGACCAAGATATGGTCCTATTAAAGGCAAGCCATGGCATTCACCTTGAAAATGTCCTGGCAGTAATTAAAGAACAATAA
- a CDS encoding teichoic acid D-Ala incorporation-associated protein DltX translates to MQSIKNHPTLKFILKTVFYFAVIVLLIYLYGYYGAGQEPFIYNEF, encoded by the coding sequence ATCCAAAGTATTAAGAATCATCCCACACTAAAGTTCATCTTAAAGACGGTCTTCTATTTTGCCGTAATCGTTCTATTAATTTACTTGTATGGATATTACGGTGCGGGACAAGAACCGTTTATTTATAATGAATTCTAA
- the dltD gene encoding D-alanyl-lipoteichoic acid biosynthesis protein DltD, with amino-acid sequence MHSHRKLWSIFGPVILAFVLVIILFSLPIKNHHTTATEKQAAVSLSPIVFKNQSIKQQALSDKQTKFVPFFGSSELRRMDRFHPSVMAARYHNYTPFLFGSRGTQSLPQFFNINSMENQLTDQKAVYIISPQWFTKQGVLPPAFKYYNGSYANLTWLQKANPNSPYDRYTARRLITLIGKDGTVGADARKIAMGKSLNSWDRLVIKTRLGMLKHEDALFSEFQLNRNYQRYILPNIKKLPNKYHYNTLYKKAVAVGKHNTTNNQFNVKNSFYTKRIKPHLKDVKGSQKYMNYTKSPEYGDLQVVLNEFRNTNTNVLFVIPPVNTKWEKYTGLDMQMYYRTVDKIKFQLHEQGFNNVMDLSHDGGKQSFMEDTIHIGWAGWVKFDKVSNAFISYRQPAPHYHLNDKFLQPDWTNLDPTPANLTSFKEQQLNR; translated from the coding sequence ATGCATAGCCACCGGAAACTGTGGTCCATCTTTGGCCCGGTTATCCTTGCCTTCGTGCTTGTGATTATTCTTTTTTCCCTACCGATTAAGAACCATCACACTACCGCAACCGAAAAGCAGGCGGCGGTTTCTCTTAGTCCCATTGTCTTTAAGAATCAATCGATCAAGCAACAGGCACTGAGCGATAAGCAGACCAAGTTTGTACCATTCTTTGGGTCAAGTGAGCTGCGGCGGATGGACCGTTTCCACCCGTCAGTGATGGCAGCCCGCTACCATAATTACACGCCATTTTTGTTTGGCTCACGTGGTACCCAATCTTTGCCCCAGTTTTTCAATATTAACTCGATGGAAAACCAGCTGACTGACCAGAAAGCCGTCTACATCATCTCCCCGCAGTGGTTTACCAAGCAGGGAGTCCTACCACCGGCATTCAAGTATTACAATGGTTCATACGCCAACCTGACTTGGCTGCAGAAAGCTAACCCAAATTCACCGTATGACCGTTATACTGCTCGTCGGCTAATTACATTGATTGGTAAGGACGGGACGGTCGGGGCCGATGCCCGTAAGATTGCTATGGGAAAGTCACTCAATAGTTGGGACCGGTTAGTTATCAAGACCCGGTTGGGGATGCTTAAACATGAGGACGCCCTCTTCTCAGAGTTCCAGCTCAACCGTAACTACCAGCGCTACATCTTGCCGAACATTAAAAAGCTTCCTAATAAGTATCACTACAATACTCTCTACAAGAAAGCAGTTGCGGTCGGTAAGCACAACACTACTAACAACCAGTTCAACGTCAAGAATAGTTTCTACACCAAGCGAATCAAGCCTCACTTAAAGGACGTCAAGGGCTCACAAAAGTACATGAACTACACGAAGTCGCCAGAGTACGGTGATCTTCAGGTCGTTTTAAACGAGTTCCGCAACACGAACACCAACGTTCTCTTTGTGATTCCACCGGTCAATACTAAGTGGGAAAAGTACACGGGATTAGACATGCAAATGTACTACCGAACCGTTGACAAGATCAAATTTCAGTTGCACGAACAAGGTTTCAATAACGTCATGGACCTTTCACATGATGGCGGCAAGCAGTCATTTATGGAAGATACAATCCATATTGGCTGGGCCGGTTGGGTTAAGTTTGACAAAGTAAGCAACGCTTTTATCAGTTATCGCCAACCCGCTCCTCATTACCACCTCAATGACAAGTTCCTGCAGCCGGATTGGACAAATCTTGACCCGACTCCCGCTAACTTGACAAGTTTTAAGGAACAACAATTGAATCGTTAA
- the alr gene encoding alanine racemase yields MITGRLRNTEYVIDLQALQDNIRAQRTALPTGSKILAVVKANAYGHGLLAVSQAALRAGATGMCVAILDEALELRDSGVEAMTLVLGITPVEEANVAAEAGVSLTVGSVDWLEQYHRLAQQFTWQKPLKVHLGIDSGMGRIGFTDLDEFHRAVKMVEQNPEFEFEGVFTHFATADSADDQYFEKQVHRWQEFIGSLDQLPPYVHMANSATGLWHRDQITANTVRMGISMYGYNPSGRELKANLPLKPIGTLKTTICFVKQLKAGRSVSYGATYTAAKDEWLATLPIGYADGYPRSLTGFKVLVDGHYCDIAGRVCMDQMMVRLPKYYPVGTPVVLMGKSGNLAITAEDLADKVGTINYEILTNISNRVHRVYHY; encoded by the coding sequence ATGATTACTGGTCGGTTACGAAATACCGAATATGTTATTGACTTGCAGGCTTTACAGGACAACATTCGTGCCCAGCGGACTGCATTGCCGACAGGGAGTAAAATTTTGGCAGTTGTGAAGGCCAACGCTTATGGTCACGGTCTGCTGGCGGTTTCGCAAGCAGCACTGCGTGCCGGGGCAACGGGGATGTGCGTTGCTATCCTGGACGAGGCTTTAGAGCTGCGGGACAGTGGGGTTGAGGCAATGACCCTTGTTTTGGGAATTACCCCGGTCGAAGAGGCCAACGTGGCGGCAGAGGCGGGGGTCTCCCTCACGGTTGGTTCCGTGGACTGGCTGGAGCAGTACCACCGGCTTGCCCAACAGTTTACCTGGCAAAAGCCCCTCAAGGTCCACTTGGGCATTGACAGCGGGATGGGGCGGATCGGTTTTACCGACCTGGATGAATTCCACCGGGCGGTTAAGATGGTTGAGCAAAACCCGGAATTTGAATTTGAAGGGGTCTTTACCCACTTTGCAACGGCTGATAGTGCTGATGACCAATACTTTGAAAAGCAGGTTCACCGTTGGCAAGAATTTATTGGCAGCCTTGACCAGTTGCCGCCGTACGTTCACATGGCTAATTCGGCAACCGGGTTATGGCACCGGGACCAGATTACCGCTAATACCGTGCGGATGGGGATCTCAATGTATGGCTACAACCCATCAGGACGGGAACTAAAGGCGAACCTGCCGTTAAAGCCGATTGGGACCCTGAAGACCACAATCTGCTTTGTCAAGCAGTTAAAGGCCGGTCGGTCGGTGAGCTACGGGGCTACCTACACTGCTGCTAAGGACGAGTGGCTGGCAACTTTGCCGATTGGCTATGCCGATGGCTACCCGCGGAGTTTAACCGGCTTTAAGGTGTTAGTTGATGGTCATTACTGTGATATTGCCGGCCGGGTCTGCATGGACCAGATGATGGTTCGCCTGCCGAAATACTACCCGGTTGGAACACCGGTAGTGCTGATGGGCAAATCTGGTAACCTGGCGATTACTGCCGAAGACCTGGCCGATAAGGTGGGGACGATCAACTACGAAATTTTGACGAACATTAGTAACCGGGTCCACCGGGTTTATCATTATTGA
- a CDS encoding low molecular weight protein-tyrosine-phosphatase, with protein MNVLFVCLGNICRSPMAESMFTKLVDSAGESDRINVDSAGTSSEEEGNRPHPGALKTMRKHDLPTTGLVSRPITDKDFDWADYIICMDNMNMYNLKRQAPVDDINKIHLANEVVPGHETEEIPDPWYTHRFEDTYQSLARALPLWLAKIESEL; from the coding sequence ATGAACGTATTATTTGTTTGTCTGGGAAATATCTGCCGGTCACCAATGGCAGAAAGCATGTTCACCAAGCTGGTCGATTCAGCCGGTGAAAGTGATCGGATCAATGTCGACTCAGCGGGAACCAGCAGCGAGGAAGAAGGCAATCGCCCCCACCCTGGCGCGCTTAAAACCATGCGTAAGCACGACCTGCCGACCACCGGCCTTGTTTCCCGGCCAATCACTGACAAAGACTTTGACTGGGCCGACTACATCATCTGCATGGATAACATGAACATGTACAACCTTAAGCGCCAGGCACCTGTCGATGACATCAACAAGATCCACCTGGCAAATGAGGTTGTTCCTGGTCACGAAACAGAAGAGATTCCCGACCCCTGGTATACCCACCGCTTCGAAGATACCTACCAGAGTTTAGCCCGGGCCCTCCCACTGTGGTTGGCCAAAATTGAAAGTGAACTTTGA
- the htpX gene encoding zinc metalloprotease HtpX — MLYQQIARNKRKTIVVMCGFFILVALIGAAVGYLFAGSTVGGIVIAAVIALIYMVVIIGQSTDVVMNMNNAREIHSAQEAPALWHVVEDMAMVAQVPMPRVFIIDDPSPNAFATGNNPEHAAVAATSGLLAMMNREELEGVMGHEMSHVRNYDIRLQTIALALSAAISALVNFAGNFWWFGGSRDDDDDGVNVFAIIGSILLIILAPLAATIAQMALSRNREYLADAGSVELTRNPHGMISALEKLQGAQPMKNVNPSSSALYISDPELNRKHRWYENLFDTHPPLDARIKRLEEM, encoded by the coding sequence ATGTTGTACCAGCAGATTGCACGCAATAAGCGTAAAACAATTGTTGTCATGTGCGGCTTTTTCATCCTTGTGGCCCTAATTGGGGCGGCCGTGGGATATCTCTTCGCTGGCTCAACGGTCGGCGGAATCGTTATTGCGGCTGTGATTGCTCTTATTTACATGGTGGTAATCATCGGTCAGTCAACGGACGTCGTCATGAATATGAATAACGCCCGGGAGATACATTCTGCCCAGGAGGCGCCCGCTTTGTGGCACGTCGTTGAGGACATGGCGATGGTTGCCCAGGTCCCCATGCCCCGGGTGTTTATCATTGATGACCCGAGCCCGAACGCCTTCGCGACGGGGAATAACCCGGAGCACGCAGCGGTGGCGGCCACTAGTGGTCTCTTAGCTATGATGAACCGGGAAGAACTAGAAGGAGTGATGGGGCACGAAATGAGTCACGTCCGCAATTATGATATTCGCCTACAGACGATTGCCCTGGCTCTTTCGGCAGCAATTTCTGCCCTGGTTAACTTTGCCGGGAACTTCTGGTGGTTTGGTGGCAGTCGTGACGATGATGACGATGGAGTAAACGTCTTCGCCATCATCGGGTCGATCCTGCTAATCATCCTGGCCCCACTGGCGGCAACGATTGCTCAGATGGCCCTTTCCCGGAACCGGGAATACCTTGCCGATGCCGGCTCCGTCGAATTAACGCGGAACCCCCACGGGATGATTAGTGCCCTGGAAAAGTTGCAGGGGGCCCAGCCGATGAAAAATGTTAACCCCAGCAGCAGCGCCCTGTATATTAGCGATCCAGAGCTAAATCGTAAGCATCGGTGGTATGAGAACCTTTTTGATACCCACCCGCCGCTAGATGCGCGAATCAAACGCCTTGAAGAAATGTAA
- the dltB gene encoding D-alanyl-lipoteichoic acid biosynthesis protein DltB: MINWIASLPNFSAYGTPMYFFYLILAILPLGIGLYFGKRFSWYEALISFIFIFLMFDGSSWQQGISLIVYVIYETCLVMYYTHYRKKQNGSGTFYLISALSILPLVIVKLSPAMVGHNSLLGFLGISYLTFRAVGTVIETRDGMIKEISPWKFIRFILFMPTITSGPIDRYRRFEKDYQKVPSRDEYLQLVSKGIFYLFLGFLYKFVIGYFFGQRFYPYFERLTLAEHDPFSWHMLGVMYTYGFYLFFDFAGYSLFAVAISYFMGVKSPMNFKQPFKSKNIKEFWNRWHISLSFWFRDYIFMRFVFMATKKRWFKNRNALSSTAYMLNMVLMGFWHGITWYYILYGFLHGIALVVNDWWLHYKRKHLKKLPHNKFTTGVAIFITFNFVMFTFLIFSGFLDTFFFNNH, translated from the coding sequence ATGATTAACTGGATTGCTAGTCTCCCTAACTTCAGTGCTTACGGCACCCCAATGTATTTTTTCTATTTAATCCTTGCCATCTTACCATTGGGGATTGGCCTTTACTTCGGAAAACGGTTCAGCTGGTATGAGGCATTAATTAGTTTCATCTTCATCTTCCTGATGTTTGACGGGAGCAGTTGGCAACAGGGAATTTCCCTGATTGTCTACGTCATTTACGAAACCTGCCTGGTGATGTATTACACCCACTACCGTAAAAAGCAGAATGGGTCTGGAACCTTCTATTTGATCTCCGCTCTCTCCATTTTGCCACTGGTCATCGTGAAGCTTTCGCCGGCAATGGTAGGTCATAACTCACTGCTCGGCTTCCTCGGAATCTCTTACCTGACTTTCCGGGCGGTCGGAACCGTGATTGAGACCCGGGACGGAATGATCAAAGAAATTTCCCCATGGAAGTTTATCCGCTTCATTCTCTTCATGCCGACCATTACTTCGGGGCCAATTGACCGTTACCGGCGCTTTGAAAAGGACTACCAAAAGGTTCCCAGCCGGGACGAATACCTACAGCTAGTTAGCAAGGGGATTTTTTACCTCTTCCTCGGCTTCTTATACAAGTTCGTCATTGGCTACTTCTTTGGCCAACGTTTCTACCCGTACTTTGAACGGCTGACCTTGGCTGAACACGACCCGTTTAGTTGGCACATGCTGGGGGTCATGTACACCTATGGTTTCTACCTGTTCTTCGACTTCGCCGGCTACTCCTTGTTTGCGGTGGCCATCTCCTACTTTATGGGTGTCAAGTCACCGATGAACTTCAAGCAACCGTTCAAGTCCAAGAACATCAAGGAATTCTGGAACCGGTGGCACATCAGCCTATCCTTCTGGTTCCGGGACTACATCTTCATGCGGTTTGTCTTCATGGCCACCAAGAAGCGGTGGTTCAAGAACCGGAACGCCCTTTCATCAACCGCCTACATGCTTAACATGGTTTTGATGGGCTTCTGGCACGGAATCACCTGGTACTACATTCTCTACGGCTTCCTGCACGGGATTGCCCTGGTGGTTAACGACTGGTGGCTCCACTATAAGCGCAAGCACCTGAAGAAGCTACCACACAATAAGTTCACAACTGGTGTGGCCATCTTTATTACCTTTAACTTTGTAATGTTTACATTTTTGATCTTTAGTGGTTTTCTAGATACTTTCTTCTTTAACAACCACTAG
- a CDS encoding LemA family protein — protein sequence MTILIVILVLVILIGIYVVLYNGLVQLRVHAQESWSQIDVQLQRRNDLIPNLVSTVKGYSKYEASTLEKVTQLRTALNNVPDDDHAQKMAVSNELTGTLRTLFAVSENYPDLKASTEYQQLMEELSNTENKIAYSRQLYNSTVAALNAKIQTFPSNLVAKVHHFTQMEYLQVPDDAKQTPKVSFDD from the coding sequence GTGACGATATTAATTGTCATCCTGGTCCTCGTAATTTTGATTGGGATTTACGTTGTCCTATACAACGGCCTGGTCCAGTTACGGGTCCACGCGCAAGAATCATGGAGCCAGATTGACGTCCAGCTTCAGCGGCGAAACGATTTAATTCCTAACCTGGTTTCGACGGTCAAGGGTTACAGTAAGTATGAGGCATCGACTTTGGAGAAAGTCACCCAGTTGCGGACAGCATTAAACAACGTTCCTGACGATGACCATGCCCAGAAGATGGCTGTTTCTAACGAGCTGACGGGAACATTAAGGACCCTGTTTGCGGTATCTGAAAACTACCCCGACCTGAAGGCCAGTACGGAATACCAGCAACTGATGGAAGAACTAAGCAATACGGAAAACAAGATTGCTTACTCACGGCAGCTGTACAACAGTACGGTGGCAGCTTTAAATGCCAAAATTCAGACCTTCCCTAGTAACCTGGTTGCTAAGGTTCACCACTTTACCCAGATGGAATACCTGCAAGTGCCCGACGATGCCAAGCAGACGCCAAAGGTTTCGTTTGATGATTAG
- the dltC gene encoding D-alanine--poly(phosphoribitol) ligase subunit DltC: protein MQEQIINILADATGRDAADFSDASQDLFTSGLLDSMATVSLLLGLQDKFGIQVPVSEFDRSKWNTIEKIEQRVKELQNA from the coding sequence ATGCAAGAACAAATTATTAACATTTTAGCTGATGCAACTGGTCGGGACGCTGCGGACTTCAGTGACGCTAGCCAAGATTTGTTCACTAGTGGACTGTTGGACTCGATGGCAACCGTTAGCTTACTTTTGGGCTTACAGGATAAGTTTGGTATTCAAGTTCCGGTGTCTGAATTCGATCGGAGCAAGTGGAACACTATTGAAAAGATTGAACAACGGGTAAAGGAGCTTCAAAATGCATAG
- the dltA gene encoding D-alanine--poly(phosphoribitol) ligase subunit DltA — protein sequence MNTNIVTDFDQIATATPDQVAYDEMGKVTTYRELKAASDSLAEWLDQQKLAKHSPLLVFGDHQVEMVACFLAALKTGHAYIPVASDSALPRIQSILDTGQPSLVIGIDSFPADQLMVKVPVVDARQIGDAINAQHSFTPEDPVQGDELAYILFTSGTTGSPKGVEVSHDNLKTFVDWMLGPEFNLPKKTNYLGQPPYSFDLSNMFLYPALLSGSTIKAVPHSVVENFGQLFTALPQLGFNVFVGTPSFADMLMLSPAFSEKQMGDLQYFLFCGEELTVKTVKNLEQRFPHAHIFNTYGPTETTVAISEIEITPEMVAKCDRLPVGYAKPGTTLSIWKGDQQLTTSGEQGEIIIAGSSVAQGYMNNPAKTAKSFFKLNGQNAYRTGDAGVLDEDGLLHHKGRMDFQIKLHGYRIELDEVRASLEKSPLIKQAVALPKYNQSGQVTHLIAAVIPKKQPDDPAKLTAAIRESLKGLIMPYMMPTQFTYRTSFPMSANGKIAVKQLIKEANE from the coding sequence TTGAATACAAACATTGTTACTGACTTTGACCAGATTGCCACTGCTACCCCTGACCAGGTCGCCTATGACGAAATGGGCAAAGTTACCACCTATAGGGAATTAAAAGCCGCAAGCGACAGTCTGGCAGAATGGCTTGACCAGCAAAAACTAGCCAAGCATAGTCCCCTACTTGTGTTTGGGGACCATCAGGTTGAAATGGTGGCGTGTTTCTTGGCAGCCCTGAAAACGGGCCACGCCTATATTCCAGTAGCATCGGATTCGGCCTTACCCCGAATCCAGTCAATCCTCGATACCGGTCAGCCAAGTCTGGTGATTGGAATTGATAGCTTCCCTGCTGACCAACTGATGGTCAAAGTACCGGTGGTTGATGCGCGGCAAATTGGCGACGCTATCAATGCGCAACATTCATTTACGCCTGAGGACCCTGTCCAGGGTGACGAACTAGCTTACATCCTGTTTACTTCCGGGACGACCGGTTCACCAAAGGGGGTTGAGGTTAGTCATGACAACCTGAAGACCTTCGTTGATTGGATGCTGGGGCCCGAATTCAATTTGCCAAAGAAGACTAATTATCTTGGCCAACCCCCCTATTCATTTGACCTGTCAAACATGTTCTTATATCCGGCTTTGCTGAGTGGCAGCACCATCAAAGCGGTGCCACACAGTGTGGTCGAGAACTTTGGCCAGTTATTTACAGCCCTACCGCAACTTGGCTTTAACGTCTTCGTCGGGACCCCATCATTTGCTGATATGCTAATGCTTAGTCCGGCTTTTAGTGAAAAGCAAATGGGCGACCTCCAGTACTTCCTGTTCTGCGGGGAGGAGCTCACGGTTAAGACCGTGAAGAACCTCGAGCAGCGGTTCCCACATGCCCACATCTTTAACACGTATGGGCCCACCGAAACAACGGTTGCCATTTCAGAAATTGAAATCACCCCAGAAATGGTTGCCAAATGTGACCGCCTACCCGTTGGTTACGCCAAGCCGGGTACGACCCTTTCAATCTGGAAGGGTGACCAGCAATTGACCACCTCCGGTGAACAGGGAGAAATCATCATTGCCGGTAGTAGTGTTGCCCAAGGGTATATGAATAACCCGGCAAAGACTGCCAAGTCATTCTTTAAGCTCAACGGGCAAAATGCCTACCGGACCGGTGATGCTGGGGTCCTTGATGAAGACGGCCTGCTCCACCATAAGGGTCGGATGGACTTCCAAATCAAGCTCCATGGTTACCGGATTGAGCTTGACGAAGTCCGGGCCAGCTTGGAAAAGAGCCCGCTGATCAAGCAGGCGGTGGCCCTGCCGAAATATAATCAAAGCGGTCAGGTTACCCACTTGATTGCTGCAGTAATTCCTAAGAAGCAACCGGATGATCCGGCTAAGTTAACGGCCGCTATCCGGGAAAGCCTAAAGGGCCTGATTATGCCCTACATGATGCCGACCCAGTTCACTTACCGCACCAGCTTTCCGATGTCTGCAAATGGCAAGATTGCAGTTAAACAACTGATCAAAGAGGCTAACGAATAA
- a CDS encoding DEAD/DEAH box helicase has product MKFSELGLSKSLLKAIKRSGYEEATPIQEQTIPMVLKGQDVIGQAQTGTGKTAAFGLPVIEHVDTDNPNIQAIIISPTRELAIQTQEELYRLGKDKHVRVQVVYGGADIRRQIKNLKHHPQILVGTPGRLRDHLRRHTVKLDHIQTLVLDEADEMLNMGFLEDIEAIINQTPADRQTLLFSATMPPEIKKIGEQFMTNPETVRIKAKELTTDLVDQYYVRAKDYEKFDIMTRLIDVQDPDLTIVFGRTKRRVDELSRGLIARGYNAAGIHGDLTQDRRTKIMKRFKNGDLDILVATDVAARGLDISGVTHVYNYDIPSDPDSYVHRIGRTGRAGHHGTSLTFVTPNEMEYLHEIEKLTRVRMLPLKPPSAEEAFRGQVASAFNDIDQLIAQDSTDRYKKAAAELLETHNATDLVAALLNDMTKEAASEVPVKITPERPLSRRHRGKRNDYHGGSHYRHHNNNHRHNRESYRSHGRRHDNHGRGHSSRHSFNIRHRKDKE; this is encoded by the coding sequence TTGAAATTTAGCGAATTAGGTTTGTCAAAGAGCCTATTGAAGGCCATTAAGCGGAGTGGGTACGAAGAAGCAACGCCCATTCAAGAACAGACGATTCCAATGGTTTTAAAGGGGCAAGACGTTATCGGCCAGGCCCAAACCGGGACCGGGAAAACGGCTGCTTTCGGTTTACCGGTTATTGAACACGTCGATACCGATAATCCCAACATCCAGGCGATTATCATTTCGCCAACCCGGGAACTAGCAATTCAAACCCAGGAAGAATTGTACCGGTTAGGGAAAGATAAGCATGTTCGGGTACAAGTTGTTTATGGAGGCGCTGATATTCGACGGCAAATCAAGAACCTGAAACACCATCCCCAAATCCTTGTTGGGACCCCAGGCCGGCTGCGGGACCACCTCCGCCGTCACACCGTCAAGCTGGACCACATTCAGACCCTGGTCCTGGACGAGGCTGATGAAATGCTGAACATGGGCTTTTTAGAAGATATTGAGGCGATCATCAACCAAACACCGGCTGACCGACAGACACTCCTATTCTCCGCAACGATGCCGCCGGAGATTAAGAAGATCGGCGAGCAGTTCATGACTAACCCGGAGACAGTTCGGATTAAAGCCAAGGAACTGACTACTGACCTGGTCGACCAGTACTACGTGCGGGCCAAAGACTACGAGAAATTCGACATTATGACCCGGTTGATTGACGTCCAGGACCCCGACTTAACAATTGTCTTTGGACGGACAAAGCGACGGGTTGATGAGCTATCCCGGGGCCTGATTGCGCGGGGATACAATGCCGCTGGTATTCACGGCGATTTGACTCAGGACCGGCGGACCAAGATCATGAAGCGGTTCAAAAATGGGGATCTTGATATTCTGGTGGCCACTGACGTTGCGGCCCGGGGGCTTGATATCTCAGGGGTAACCCACGTTTATAACTACGATATCCCGTCGGATCCCGACTCTTATGTTCACCGGATTGGACGAACTGGCCGTGCCGGGCACCACGGAACGTCGCTGACCTTTGTCACGCCTAACGAGATGGAGTACCTGCACGAAATCGAAAAGCTTACCCGGGTCCGGATGCTGCCTCTCAAGCCACCGTCGGCTGAGGAAGCATTCCGGGGGCAGGTGGCCAGTGCTTTCAACGACATTGACCAGTTGATTGCCCAGGACTCAACGGATCGCTACAAGAAGGCCGCAGCGGAGCTTCTGGAAACCCATAACGCAACGGACCTGGTTGCTGCCTTGCTGAATGATATGACGAAAGAAGCTGCCAGCGAAGTACCAGTTAAGATTACGCCAGAGCGACCGCTTTCCCGGCGTCACCGCGGCAAGCGTAATGACTATCACGGTGGTAGCCACTACCGTCACCACAATAATAATCACCGTCATAACAGGGAAAGTTACCGTTCTCATGGGCGCCGCCATGATAACCACGGGCGGGGTCACTCCAGTCGCCATTCTTTCAATATCCGTCACCGGAAGGATAAGGAATAG